A stretch of Phragmites australis chromosome 12, lpPhrAust1.1, whole genome shotgun sequence DNA encodes these proteins:
- the LOC133886884 gene encoding uncharacterized protein LOC133886884 — protein sequence MRGPFTFEEIAQYASTRGRRRPGTRSQASSSAASPSDHPGAEGAVTGTRVRQSVLYSNHPRRLRRRREPAPTEERPSKVSSGELGRAVTDLPTFEALSLGDPPLLTLQTTEETDDDDASSHLRKPGDLYTISQKGLTRSMLLSLGDSLLTTVSVEELCRTDSDVDSEDLRREIKEYLDTQPSDLQEAFDRVRAVEYATLTALAVERGTEPPWDPFLVDQEILSLQAPQQASAVTAQAPRKPRCEDGKDWMRDEVMLCFEKHIEKNAYLKPLEYKLDELCHQCFNAESYNNVFHHYNFTIMMKMPNSVDWTVELYFAEVKEMFRRKFYFCCPLEPNENGHCYACKSKGVEDLKHPTTGGFVGSPNAPESNFWYSDEDDDDEEARNYLIDDDDEAGNYLIRLFEA from the exons TCATCCTGGAGCTGAAGGGGCTGTAACTGGAACTCGTGTTCGGCAGAGTGTTCTCTATTCAAACCACCCAAGGAGGCTGCGACGCAGACGTGAACCAGCACC GACCGAGGAGCGTCCTAGCAAGGTGAGCAGCGGTGAGCTTGGCAGGGCAGTTACAGATTTGCCAACATTTGAGGCGCTGTCATTGGGTGACCCCCCGCTTTTGACCCTTCAAACAACTGAAGAgaccgatgatgatgatgc ATCTTCTCACCTTCGCAAGCCTGGAGATCTCTATACAATCAGCCAGAAAGGTCTTACAAGATCTATGCTGTTGTCGCTCGGTGACTCACTTTTGACCACTGTATCAGTGGAGGAGCTATGTAGGACAGATTCAGATGTGGA CTCGGAGGATCTGCGCCGTGAGATTAAGGAATATTTAGATACGCAACCTAGCGACCTCCAGGAAGCTTTCGATAGAGTTAGAGCTGTTGAGTATGCCACTCTTACTGCCCTGGCTGTTGAACGGGGTACAGAGCCACCATGGGACCCCTTCCTTGTTGATCAGGAAATACTATCACTTCAGGCACCACAACAGGCTTCTGCCGTAACTGCTCAGGCACCAAGGAAACCAAG GTGTGAAGACGGAAAGGATTGGATGAGGGACGAGGTGATGTTATGTTTTGAGAAACACATTGAGAAAAATGCGTATCTTAAG CCGCTTGAGTACAAGCTTGATGAACTTTGTCACCAATGCTTCAATGCGGAGAGCTACAATAATGTTTTCCACCATTATAACTTCACAATTATGATGAAGATGCCTAATTCAGTCGATTGGACCGTGGAGTTGTACTTTGCCGAAGTGAAGGAGATGTTTAGGAGAAAATTCTATTTCTGCTGTCCTTTGGAGCCCAATGAAAATG GTCATTGTTATGCATGCAAGAGCAAAGGAGTGGAGGATTTGAAGCACCCTACCACGGGTGGATTTGTGGGCTCACCTAATGCTCCTGAATCCAATTTCTGGTattcggatgaagatgatgatgatgaagaagctaGAAATTATTTaatagatgatgatgatgaagctgGAAATTATTTAATCAGACTTTTTGAGGCATAG